In Besnoitia besnoiti strain Bb-Ger1 chromosome Unknown contig00130, whole genome shotgun sequence, the genomic stretch atactatgtatctgatgtaacattaaaacgattctttgtattgcactttatattaccttttgtaggttgcattctaattgtattacacatcttctatttacatttaaatggttctagtaaccctgcaggtattgattccgcacttaaagtagccttctatcctcatatgttaatgaccgatgctaaatgtctatcctatctaattggtttaattttcttacaaacggcttttggtttgattgaattatcgcacccagataactccataccagtgaaccggtttgtaactccgcttcatatcgtacctgaatggtactttttagcatattatgcggtgttaaaagtaatcccatccaaaaccggtggtttgttagtatttatgttatcaacatgtcaatgaaatatcaacaacgatgaaacttatttggttaacataacaacatagaaggtaaagctggattacgttcaaactttacactggatacgtttcaatgttaacttactaaataccatgggagcgaagagaatctaatatgtaactccgttcatggaaatcaaaagagctttcacgctatctctagtgcctgtcgagtcgctcaaggaagatttgatcctgtatatgatttaagggatgtaaaggtgctcagggtctaaccgtcgggccatctggatcctcatattcaaagataattctatttaagaaagttttagataaacgacatgtgaagagtcggaccaactttcacgcacgacgataattacccgacaaggatttacctacctttggaccgtcataatacagccgccgtttacattttactgcaccgggcagggattatatactatacctctacagtggtattagcagtatctagtgttgatgtacaacagacgctctccttgttccactacctaaccataatctattgttccagatattaaggaatgtacgcttcatataactacacaacgttatgccaagaaggataccagattaccctgattatctttgttatattaatacatggtgttcaattggttctatatccacaatagttatcatcttaactatgctctgctaatgcacttaacatgatggtcatgaaaagcacaagagaacttggatccggtaaacaaagaccttcaagatctaaaccagtagtccaactcgtagtatatactccccagaaaaaggtagtttatatcaacctaggaatcccattttagtaagtgtaacatggagtctagcttcagttgttatctgattggtattgcatgccctgagtacgta encodes the following:
- a CDS encoding cytochrome b (encoded by transcript BESB_024650), whose product is MYGITLAFRYTSEASCAFASVQHLVREVAAGWEFRMLHATTASFVFLCILIHMSRGMYNSSYSYLTTAWMSGLVLYLLTIATAFLGYVLPWGQMSFWGATVITNLLSPIPYLVPWLLGGYYVSDVTLKRFFVLHFILPFVGCILIVLHIFYLHLNGSSNPAGIDSALKVAFYPHMLMTDAKCLSYLIGLIFLQTAFGLIELSHPDNSIPVNRFVTPLHIVPEWYFLAYYAVLKVIPSKTGGLLVFMLSTCQ